The following proteins are encoded in a genomic region of Dialister hominis:
- a CDS encoding winged helix-turn-helix transcriptional regulator, giving the protein MDLKLAHEEFERGITHTGFHYTMSLIKRKYKLGIIYCLMMNGPTRYNELKRRLEAATFRSLTNSLKELEADGLISRKEYSQISPKVEYDLTEKGKSMTPFLELLCDWGCEHMPKEK; this is encoded by the coding sequence ATGGACCTGAAACTTGCGCACGAAGAATTCGAACGCGGCATCACGCACACCGGATTCCACTACACCATGTCCCTCATCAAGAGAAAATACAAACTGGGCATCATCTACTGCCTCATGATGAACGGCCCCACACGCTACAACGAACTCAAACGCCGCCTCGAAGCCGCCACCTTCCGCTCCCTGACAAACTCCCTCAAAGAACTCGAAGCCGACGGTCTCATCAGCCGCAAAGAATACAGCCAGATTTCCCCGAAAGTCGAATACGACCTGACCGAAAAAGGGAAATCCATGACCCCCTTCCTGGAGCTCCTCTGCGACTGGGGCTGCGAACACATGCCGAAAGAAAAATAA
- a CDS encoding nitroreductase family protein yields MNEVMDALVNRRSVRKYKAEAVPEELVKEIVEAGLYAPSGMGYQKPVIVAVTDKETRDELSDLNRKAGGWKEGFDPFYGAPVVISVLTPKDWDKGVEDGSLAIGQMLLAAHALGLGGCWIHRAKEVFETEEGKEILKKAGLEGEYLGIGNLVIGYADQQPKAAPRKAGRAFFIK; encoded by the coding sequence ATGAACGAAGTCATGGATGCGCTTGTAAACCGCAGGAGTGTCAGAAAGTACAAGGCGGAGGCTGTGCCGGAAGAGCTTGTGAAGGAAATCGTGGAAGCTGGGCTGTATGCGCCAAGCGGCATGGGATACCAGAAGCCGGTGATTGTGGCGGTCACGGACAAAGAAACGCGTGATGAGCTTTCTGATCTGAACCGCAAGGCTGGCGGATGGAAGGAAGGTTTCGATCCCTTCTACGGTGCGCCGGTCGTGATTTCCGTGCTGACACCGAAGGACTGGGACAAGGGCGTCGAAGACGGAAGCCTTGCCATCGGACAGATGCTTCTTGCCGCTCATGCGCTGGGACTTGGCGGATGCTGGATCCACCGCGCGAAGGAAGTCTTCGAGACGGAAGAAGGAAAGGAAATCTTGAAGAAGGCCGGCCTTGAAGGGGAATACCTTGGCATCGGCAACCTGGTCATCGGTTATGCAGACCAACAGCCGAAGGCAGCTCCAAGAAAAGCAGGACGCGCATTTTTCATTAAATAA
- a CDS encoding heavy-metal-associated domain-containing protein gives MGCENCEKKIRAAFEALPGVKEVTASHETGVAEVFLEAGVPEKTEGMYEKALSGIEGYEVTGVEE, from the coding sequence ATGGGCTGCGAGAACTGCGAGAAGAAAATCCGCGCTGCTTTCGAAGCGCTCCCGGGCGTGAAGGAAGTCACCGCTTCTCATGAAACAGGCGTGGCTGAAGTATTCCTCGAAGCAGGCGTTCCTGAAAAGACAGAGGGCATGTACGAAAAAGCCCTCTCCGGCATCGAAGGCTACGAAGTCACAGGAGTCGAAGAATAA
- a CDS encoding Dps family protein: protein MEKKLNHLLADLVVEYHKLQSFHWYLKGYHFFDDHAKLEEYYDAIAEAVDTVAEDMLMLGFKPESTMKGFLSISSIEEAKNQEVTSVEAYEAVLADFKYLLDEVKGVKAAADESGDYLTSTKMDDYIEFFSKAIWMVGQEVR, encoded by the coding sequence ATGGAAAAGAAATTGAATCATTTACTGGCTGATCTCGTGGTGGAATATCATAAGCTGCAGAGCTTCCACTGGTACCTGAAGGGTTACCACTTCTTCGATGATCATGCAAAGCTGGAAGAATATTACGACGCTATCGCTGAAGCAGTCGACACCGTCGCTGAAGATATGCTGATGCTTGGCTTCAAGCCGGAAAGCACGATGAAAGGCTTCCTTTCGATCTCTTCTATCGAAGAAGCAAAGAATCAGGAAGTGACTTCTGTAGAAGCTTATGAAGCTGTCCTTGCAGATTTCAAGTATCTCCTGGATGAAGTCAAGGGCGTCAAGGCAGCTGCTGATGAAAGCGGCGATTACCTCACATCTACCAAGATGGATGATTACATCGAATTTTTCTCCAAGGCCATCTGGATGGTTGGACAGGAAGTCAGATAA
- a CDS encoding Dps family protein produces MEKELNKLLADLVVEYHKLQSFHWYLKGYHFFDDHKKFEEYYGDIADAVDGVAENMLKLGLKPESTMKGFMALSTIEEAKNKEVTSEEAYEIILKDFKQLLDEVKSVKALAEKDDVYVTSNLMDDYIELFSKAEWMVGEETKKPHFPGQDA; encoded by the coding sequence ATGGAAAAGGAATTAAATAAATTACTTGCTGATCTGGTTGTTGAGTATCACAAGCTGCAGAGCTTCCACTGGTACCTGAAAGGTTATCACTTCTTTGATGATCACAAGAAATTCGAAGAATACTACGGAGACATTGCAGACGCTGTCGACGGCGTTGCCGAAAACATGCTGAAGCTTGGCCTCAAGCCGGAAAGCACGATGAAAGGTTTCATGGCACTCTCCACAATTGAAGAAGCCAAGAACAAGGAAGTCACTTCTGAAGAAGCGTATGAAATCATCCTGAAGGATTTCAAACAGCTGCTTGATGAAGTCAAATCCGTCAAAGCTCTGGCAGAGAAGGATGATGTCTATGTCACCTCGAACCTGATGGATGACTACATCGAACTCTTCTCGAAGGCTGAATGGATGGTCGGCGAAGAAACCAAGAAGCCGCATTTCCCTGGTCAGGATGCCTGA
- a CDS encoding Dps family protein: protein MEKELNKLLADLVVEYHKLQSFHWYLKGYHFFDDHAKLEEYYDSVAEAVDGVAENMLKLGLKPESTMKGFLALSSIEEAKNKEVTSEEAYTEVLKDFKYLLDEVKSVKALAEKDNVYVTSNLMDDYIEMFYKANWMVGQVLKK, encoded by the coding sequence ATGGAAAAAGAATTAAATAAACTGCTTGCTGATCTTGTTGTGGAATATCATAAACTGCAGAGTTTCCACTGGTACCTGAAAGGTTATCATTTCTTCGATGACCATGCAAAACTTGAAGAATACTACGACTCCGTTGCTGAAGCTGTCGACGGCGTTGCTGAAAACATGCTGAAGCTTGGACTCAAGCCGGAAAGCACCATGAAAGGTTTCCTGGCACTGTCTTCCATCGAAGAAGCCAAGAACAAGGAAGTCACTTCCGAAGAAGCTTACACCGAAGTTCTGAAGGACTTCAAGTACCTGCTTGATGAAGTTAAATCCGTCAAGGCTCTCGCTGAAAAGGACAACGTTTATGTCACTTCCAACCTGATGGATGACTACATCGAAATGTTCTACAAAGCTAACTGGATGGTTGGCCAGGTTCTTAAGAAATAA
- a CDS encoding Dps family protein, whose product MEKELNKLLADLVVEYHKLQSFHWYLKGYHFFDDHAKLEEYYDEVAEIVDGVAENMLKLGLKPESTMKGFLALSSIEEAKNKEVTSEEAYESVLKDFKYLLDEVKSVKALADKDDVYVTSNLMDDYIEFFSKANWMVGQEIKRPHFPGQDNK is encoded by the coding sequence ATGGAAAAAGAATTAAATAAACTGCTTGCTGATCTTGTTGTGGAATATCATAAACTGCAGAGCTTCCACTGGTACCTGAAAGGTTATCATTTCTTCGATGACCATGCAAAACTCGAAGAATACTATGATGAAGTCGCTGAGATTGTCGACGGCGTCGCTGAAAACATGCTGAAGCTCGGCCTCAAACCGGAAAGCACCATGAAAGGCTTCCTGGCACTCTCTTCCATCGAAGAAGCCAAAAACAAGGAAGTCACCTCTGAAGAAGCTTATGAAAGCGTTCTGAAAGACTTCAAGTACCTCCTGGACGAAGTCAAATCCGTCAAAGCTCTGGCAGACAAGGATGATGTCTATGTCACCTCGAACCTGATGGATGACTACATCGAATTCTTCTCCAAAGCTAACTGGATGGTTGGCCAGGAAATAAAGAGACCACACTTCCCGGGACAGGACAATAAATAA
- a CDS encoding tautomerase family protein, with protein MPYVNIKITKEGNITKEQKAALIKGATDLLVNVLHKNPASTVVVIDEVDLDNWGLGGDPILVAREKNKKK; from the coding sequence ATGCCATACGTCAACATTAAAATTACAAAGGAAGGCAACATCACAAAGGAACAGAAAGCCGCCCTCATCAAAGGCGCCACTGACCTTCTCGTCAATGTTCTTCACAAGAACCCGGCCAGCACCGTCGTCGTCATCGACGAAGTAGACCTCGACAACTGGGGCCTCGGAGGCGATCCCATCCTCGTCGCAAGGGAAAAGAACAAGAAGAAATAA
- a CDS encoding alkaline phosphatase, with the protein MKKNFLKAAVMTLVAGGAIFGTAMVSDAANVRILPVDTAKFWAGARFDFDVEVSGAKNLENVKVDINGVLADKFFGKNAVQKTLDNGVVSYRIDQVSFPKTGDITVTASANDNGVVSTSTAKYKVVNEKAVKRAKNVILFIGDGMSLQAREIARILSKGMTNGKYNDLLAMEKLDHNAVITTSGYDSLVTDSANSASAYATGHKSVVNAMGVYEDSTKDPLDDPKVENLSEILKRTRGMSIGIITQAESTDATPAAMVGHTRRRANQDFLAKSYLDDNHRPDVIMGGGSARYLPSSVPGSKRKDNDNIIQDFKDKGYIFVSTSKEMMAAPSDKPLLGLFHTGTMNVYIDREMLKNPKVLKGFTDQPNLMNMTKKSLDILSKNPNGFFAMIEGASIDKHLHVMDWQRAAYDTIEFDKSIEYAENWAKEHGNDTLIIVVADHAHGISISGTYHERDGKKGPEAVRVYAKSIFPTFKDADHDGFPDNPDPDVTLAVQYANHPEYYENYHFMKTPTPPALSVTETKEEASKVGDKIEYHQVSSASSKANPARIHPGDPEVLMPANTPKDDAQEAHAADDVLLNAGGPGSEYFHGTMDNTEVFFGILRALGINGNKK; encoded by the coding sequence ATGAAAAAGAATTTCCTGAAGGCTGCTGTCATGACGCTTGTGGCTGGCGGAGCAATTTTCGGAACCGCTATGGTATCCGATGCTGCGAATGTCCGGATCCTTCCGGTCGACACCGCTAAATTCTGGGCTGGCGCCCGTTTTGATTTCGACGTAGAGGTTTCCGGAGCTAAGAATCTGGAGAATGTCAAAGTCGATATCAATGGCGTACTGGCTGACAAGTTCTTCGGCAAGAACGCTGTCCAGAAGACCCTTGATAACGGTGTCGTTTCCTACCGCATCGATCAGGTCAGCTTCCCGAAGACTGGTGACATCACTGTCACTGCCAGCGCTAATGACAATGGCGTCGTTTCCACCTCCACAGCCAAGTACAAGGTTGTGAATGAAAAGGCTGTGAAACGCGCAAAGAACGTCATCCTTTTCATCGGCGACGGAATGTCGCTGCAGGCCAGAGAAATCGCCCGCATCCTTTCCAAAGGCATGACAAACGGCAAGTACAATGACCTTCTGGCTATGGAAAAACTCGACCATAATGCAGTCATCACCACTTCCGGCTACGACTCCCTCGTCACCGACAGTGCGAACTCCGCATCCGCTTATGCGACCGGACACAAGTCCGTAGTCAACGCTATGGGCGTTTACGAAGACTCCACCAAGGATCCGCTCGATGATCCAAAGGTAGAAAACCTTTCTGAAATTCTGAAGCGTACACGCGGCATGTCCATCGGCATCATCACCCAGGCTGAATCCACCGATGCTACCCCGGCAGCTATGGTCGGACATACCAGAAGAAGAGCAAACCAGGATTTCCTGGCTAAGAGCTACCTCGACGACAACCATCGTCCGGATGTCATCATGGGCGGCGGCTCTGCCCGCTACCTCCCGTCCTCCGTACCGGGATCCAAGAGAAAAGACAATGACAACATCATCCAGGACTTCAAGGACAAGGGCTACATCTTCGTTTCCACTTCCAAGGAAATGATGGCAGCTCCGTCCGATAAGCCGCTCCTCGGCCTCTTCCACACCGGCACGATGAACGTTTACATCGACCGTGAAATGCTGAAGAACCCGAAGGTCCTGAAGGGCTTCACCGATCAGCCGAACCTCATGAATATGACGAAGAAATCTCTCGACATCCTCTCCAAGAATCCGAACGGCTTCTTCGCTATGATCGAAGGCGCATCCATCGACAAGCATCTCCATGTCATGGACTGGCAGCGTGCGGCTTACGATACGATTGAATTCGACAAGTCCATCGAATACGCTGAAAACTGGGCTAAGGAACATGGCAATGATACCCTGATCATCGTCGTAGCTGACCATGCACACGGCATTTCCATCAGCGGCACCTACCATGAAAGAGACGGCAAGAAGGGTCCGGAAGCAGTCCGCGTTTACGCGAAGTCCATATTCCCGACCTTCAAGGATGCCGATCATGACGGATTCCCGGATAATCCGGATCCGGATGTAACGCTTGCTGTACAGTATGCAAACCATCCTGAATACTATGAAAACTACCACTTCATGAAGACACCGACCCCGCCGGCACTCTCCGTCACCGAGACAAAAGAGGAAGCATCCAAAGTCGGCGACAAGATCGAATACCATCAGGTATCTTCCGCTTCTTCCAAGGCAAATCCGGCCCGCATCCACCCAGGCGATCCGGAAGTCCTCATGCCGGCCAACACACCGAAGGACGATGCACAGGAAGCGCATGCAGCTGATGACGTTCTCCTCAATGCAGGCGGACCTGGCTCCGAATATTTCCACGGCACCATGGATAATACAGAAGTCTTCTTCGGCATCCTGAGAGCTCTCGGAATCAACGGCAATAAGAAATGA
- a CDS encoding ABC transporter ATP-binding protein — MIEVRNLICEFPDGDGRVIRALDVPSFTLEDGGAMALIGPSGSGKTTLLHCLSGLMTPTKGTVIVSGADLTQMTRQEKCRFRAQKVGYVFQKSLILPYLTVAENIRLSARLAGWDLMQDELDGLLESVGLSGKGNRRPEHLSGGEQQRVSFLRAVARHPSLLLADEPTSGLDRENGKILMNLMLDYQRRTKCMLLCATHDPEVQALFENQYFMKRGNA; from the coding sequence TTGATCGAAGTAAGGAATCTCATATGCGAATTTCCTGACGGCGACGGCCGCGTGATCCGTGCGCTCGACGTCCCGTCCTTCACTCTGGAAGACGGCGGCGCCATGGCGCTCATCGGCCCTTCGGGGAGCGGGAAGACGACGCTTCTTCACTGCCTCTCCGGGCTCATGACGCCGACAAAGGGCACGGTCATCGTTTCCGGAGCCGATCTCACGCAGATGACAAGGCAGGAGAAATGCCGTTTCCGCGCGCAGAAGGTGGGGTACGTCTTTCAGAAGTCCCTCATCCTTCCTTATCTGACGGTAGCGGAAAATATCCGCCTTTCCGCAAGGCTCGCCGGTTGGGACCTCATGCAGGACGAACTGGACGGGCTCCTTGAGAGCGTCGGGCTTTCCGGCAAAGGAAACCGGCGTCCGGAGCACCTTTCCGGCGGCGAGCAGCAGAGGGTTTCCTTCCTGCGTGCCGTGGCAAGGCATCCGTCGCTTCTTCTTGCTGATGAACCGACATCGGGACTCGACCGCGAGAACGGGAAAATACTGATGAACCTTATGCTGGATTACCAGAGGCGGACGAAGTGCATGCTCCTCTGCGCAACCCACGATCCGGAAGTCCAGGCACTCTTTGAAAATCAGTATTTCATGAAGAGGGGGAATGCATGA